The genomic region ACGGCCAGCCCCGCCATCCTCCACTTGCTCCGTGCACCCATCCGTCCAAACCCTCGTGTAAGGTTTGCTGTAAGCCCATATAATCCGGGGGGGTGCGGGGTAGTGCTGAATCAGGCCGGATCCAGAAAGCCGGGGCAGGCGGCCGCAGGGCATCACTTGGCACCTCACGTCCACGGCCGAAAAGGCAGTTACATTGCCAAAGCGGTTATCCGGCCGATGAGGCACTGCCCCGCACCCCCTCCCAACCTTTCGATTTCACAGCATAAAGCCTACGGCCGGGGTATTTGTGGATGGAGGCGCCCGCGGACGGGCGCTGCCAGCAAATCCGCCCCCATGATGGAGGCTATTTGCCGAACGAAACAAATACTCCGGCCGTAGGCTCACGGATTCAGGTTAATTGTATGCGTGTATCATATTGAGAGGTGAGGAAAAACAGAGGCCTTGACGGCAAACGCCTGCCGTCAACAGCTCCCCCTGGACTTGACTGTCGACGGGGCCGTTCTTATGTAAGATCCCAACCGAAAAGGAATCACAAAAGGACCGGAGGTTTTGTTCCATGGATATGAAACAGGACGATCTCTTCGTTGATGCCCAGTTTAAGCTCATGGATGGGGACTACGACGGAGGCATAGCCATTCTCGACCGCATCATCGAACAGGATCCCACGGCAGCAAAGGCCTATCAGGCCCGGGCCGTTGCCAAGTGCAAGAAGGGCGACCTGGACCAGGCCCTCACGGACATAGAGTCCGCAATAAGGTGCGATGAAGGCAACGCCCGTTATCACTACCACAAGTCCGGGATCCTCATGCAGATGGATGCACTTGAGGCCGCTCTCGAGGCGGTTGACCATGCCATAGAACTGGATCAAGCCTATCCGGCCGCCTATCTCATGCGGAGCAAGATCTACGAAAAGATGGGGGATCTCGATCAGTCCAACGCGGACATGAGTCGGGCCTTGGAACTCAAGAAGAAGGAAGTGAAGTGCGTGGACTGGTAACCGGTCCTTCCTGCTGGGCCTGGGCATGAAGACGTCCCTGCCCCACGGCCCAGAGGAGCTGCCTGCAAAAACCCCTCACGAGTCTCACCTCCCGGCTTCTCAGGTCAAGGCGGGAAAAAAAACGCCTGACGTTTGTCATCCAGTAATCGGGCGCCCGAGGGTGGATGAAACCGATGGCCCGAAGGGCCTCGTCCAGGTGGCGGTACATACCCTCCATTTCCTGGATGGTTGCGATTCTGGGCTGGAAAAGTTCCTCCCTGGACTCTGCCATGAAGAGTTCGTAGCAGATGATCATGACGCTCTGGGCCAAGTTGATGGAGGAAAAAGAGGCCGTTGGGATGGTGACAAGAAAGTGGCAAAGCCGAAGATCCTCGTTGGAAAGCCCCCAGTTTTCCGAACCGAAGACGAGGGCGATCCGGTTTTCCTGGCTCAAGGGGGCAAGACGAAAGGGTAGGGTGCGGGGGGTGTCGGTAGGCCTACGCTGGCGACCGGTCCTTGCGGTCGTTCCCACCGCGTAGTTGAAAGGGGCTAGGGCATCCTCCAAGCTGTCGTGGACAACGAGTTTTTGGATAAGGTCCTCGGCCTCGGATGTGGCCATGCGGAGCATCCGTTCCTGGTCGAGGTTTTCTGGTCTCACGACCATGAGTTCTGGAATGCCCATGTTACGGCAGCAGCGGGCGGCCGCCCCGATATTTTCAGGAAAACGGGGTCTGTTCAGGATGATGCTGATGTTGTCCAGGTTGACCTTCATGGCGAGACAGGCGAAAATTACCGAATTGATCGGATAATGCAAAGGAAGAACAAGATCGAATGCCCACGCATACACACAAAAATCCCCTTTATATAAAGATTCCGTGCTTTCTCACCGGACGTCTCGTCCTCGATACGGACCGGGAAAGGATCAGGCAAAAACTCGCCAGGCACCTCGTCCATGAACTCGGCTACCGCATCGAGGACTTCATCCTCGATCGGGAAATCCCCGTGGAGTTCAATGGAAAGAGACAGGTATCCATCATAGATCTCCTCGTTGTGATCGACGGGCGATCCATGATGGTCCTGCGATTCGGGCCTGGATCGGTCATCACAAGGGAGTCGGGGACCATCTCCGCGGCCCGTCTCGTCGAACCCGACTACATCGTCCCATGGGCGGTTCAGGCCAACCTCTTCGATGCCTCCTTCATCGACGTGGTGAAAAAAAAGGCGGTAGGATACGGATGGGAGGCCATTCCGTCCCGATCCGATCTCATAAATTTATGTTCGACATGGCCTCCTCCTGTCCTGCCTCCGGAAAGGATCCCCTTCGAGGAACGGATCCTCTTTTCCTACGATAAACCCGCCTGAGACCCGATTTCAGGGGCGTCGTGTGACGCCTCGAGTTGCTGAAGGCCGTTAGATGACGGCATTTTTCCCCATCCTTTCCGGTCTGCTCATCGCCGGGGCCTTTCCTCCCTTTTCCCTCTCCCATCTCATCTGGTTTTGCCTGGTCCCTCTCCTTTTTGCAGTCGCAGGCAAGGGCATACGTAAAGGGATGTCTTACGGCCTTGTTACAGGGTTCGTTTCCTTTTTCGGGATCCTTTGGTGGCTGGCCCCTACCATATCCAGGTTTGGGCACCTTCCACCGTGGTTTTCCTGGCCGGTCATCTGTCTCCTCATCGCCTATCTTGCCATCTATCCTGCCGTATGGGCAGGGGGCGCGGCATGGGTGAGCCGAAAAAGCCCGATTCTCGGCCCTATTGCACTTCTCCCTGCTGCGTGGACCCTTCTCGAATGGCTCAGGGAGCACCTCTTTTCCGGCTTTCCATGGGCGAGTCTCGCCTACGCCCTCTCAAAAAGTCCATCCCTCATTCAGACGGCGGATCTGTGGGGCCACTTCGGGATCTCGTACCTGATCGTCCTTGCCAACGTCCTTCTCTGGATCGCAGTGTCCGCCCCGAAACCCTCCTGGAGGCCCTATCCAGTCCTTGCCGTCGTCCTCGGGTTACTTTTCCTCCATCTCCACGGAAGCCAACGGATCCGGTCCGTCATGGTGGAGGACGCCTTAGTTCCTGCCCTTGCCGTCTCCGCTGTTCAAGGGAACGTGCCGCAGGACATCAAGTGGGACCCGGGCTTTCAGGCCGAGACCATCGCCATCTACCGGGACCTTTCCCGAGAAGCCGTCAGGGAATTGGGCGACCTTGGGAAACCCGGCCGCCGTCTCCTCGTGTGGCCCGAGACCTCCGCACCCTTCTACTTCCAGGAAGACGGACCCCTCAGGATCGAAATCCTCGGCATCGCACGGGATCTCGACACCATGATCCTGCTCGGGAGTCCCGCCTACGAGGACGGGTCTGACGGGATGGCATTTTTCAACAGCGCCTTTCTCGTAGGGCCGGACGGATCGGTCGCTGGCAGATACGACAAGGTCCACCTCGTACCCTTCGGTGAGTATCTCCCCCTCGGCCCGCTGAGTGCCTGGGCCAAGGACCTCCTCCCATTTGCCGGAGACTTCCGGGAAGGCGAGTCCTCGCGTCCGCTCGCATGGGGAATGGATGTGAAGGTTGGGTGCCTCATCTGTTTCGAAAGCATCTTTCCCGACCGTGCGCGCGAAATCGTGCGGCAAGGCGCTGATGTGATAGCCGTCATCACGAATGATGCGTGGTTCGGTCGGACCGGGGCCCCTTACCAGCACGAGGACATGGCCGTGTTCCGGGCCGTCGAGACGAGGCGGTGGCTCGTCCGATCGGCCAACACTGGGGTGAGTTCCATCATCTCGCCCTGGGGGGAAAGGACCGCCCAGACAAAGATCTTCGAGCGGACCGCTGTGTCCGGAGAGGTCAGGCTACGAAACGGACAAGGCCTTTATGTCCGCACTGGTCCGACATTTTTTTTGACTTTGTGTCTTGCTCTCGTTATTTTTGCTCTCTTTTACGCCTCGAGAAAACTTCAGAGGGAGGAACGGATATGAAACAGGGCGTAGAAAGGTCAACGGTCGATATCCAGGAGATCGCAGCGAGCGTCGCCGAGCTTGGAAGCAAGCTCGAACACCTCAGAGGTTATCTTTGATGAGGATCACATAGACAAACGGCTTTCCGAGATCGAAAAGGAGCTCTTGAAGCCCGATTTTTGGGAAGGCCCGACCGCCAAGGAGATACTCAAGGAGAGATCCGACCTGAAGGAACAGCGCGAGCTCATCGCGTCCCTTGCCGCACGTCACGAGGAACTTGTCTTTTTTCTCGACATGGTCCGCACGGAAGGGGACGAAGATGCCCTGAAAGAGGTGATAAAGGGCGCCGAGCGGCTTCGGGCGGATCTGGAGCAGGCCGAGACCGTCCGGCTGCTTTCGGGAAAATACGACAGGAACAACGCCATCCTCACCATCCACGCCGGTGCCGGAGGGACTGAGGCCCAGGATTGGGCAGACATGCTTCTTCGAATGTATCTCCGGTGGGCGGAGCGCCACGGTTTTTCCGTAAAGATGCTGGATCTCGCCCCTGGAGAAGAAGCTGGGATCAAGGGCGCCACAGTACTCGTGGAAGGGACATACGCCTATGGATATCTCCAGGGCGAGACTGGTGTCCACAGGCTTGTGCGCATCTCCCCATTCGATGCCTCGGGACGGCGGCATACGTCCTTTGCCTCAGTATTCGTGGCTCCGGAGCTGGATGAATCCATCGAGGTGGAGATAAACGAAAAGGACCTTCGCATCGACACGTACCGTGCAAGCGGGGCGGGCGGCCAGCACGTCAACAAGACAAGCTCGGCAGTACGGATCACCCATATTCCCACCGGGATAGTGGTCCAGTGCCAGAACGAGCGTTCCCAGCACAAGAACAAGGCCTATGCCATGAAGATCCTCATGGCCCGGCTCTACGAGCTCGAGATAGCCAAAAAGGAGGCGGAAAAACAGAAGCTCCACAGCGAAAAGAAAGAGATCGCGTGGGGAAGCCAGATCCGCTCCTATGTCCTTCAGCCCTATCAGCTCTGCAAGGACAACCGGACCGACATGGAAGTAGGAAACGTCATAGGGGTCCTGGACGGGGATCTGGACCCATTCATCCGGGCGTACCTGGAACTCAAGGGGACCTCAAAATGAGCAATAGCGGATCTCACCTGATCTGACCGTAAACCTCTCGCCTGACTTCGTCTCGAGCACGAGACCTCCGTCCCGAGAAAGGGCAACGGCCCGTGCGATGATCTCCGGGGATCGTTCCGCGTCCATTCCGTAGGCCACATCCCGGCCGAGGGTGTCGGAAGCGAGCGTCCATGCCGATAGGGCCGGGTTCTCCATGTCTGGGTCATCCTCGTCCATCACCCGGGCCTCCCATTCGTGAAGGAGTCCAAAGATCCAGCCGATCCGGGCGAGAACGTCAGCAGCAAGGGCTGGGATAGGGCATTCTCTGCCTGTTTCCAACAGGATGGACGTCGCCTCGGGAAGATGATCCGGAAAGGCCTTTATGTTTACGTTGATCCCGATCCCGAAAAGGAGATACGAACAGTCCTTGAGTCGTATGGCCTCGGTGAGGACCCCAGCCACCTTTTTCCCTGAGACGAGGACGTCGTTGATCCACCTGACGGTCGCAGGAACCCCCCACTCCCTGAGTACCTGGGCGATGGCCACGCCAAGTCCAAGGGAATAGAAGGACCAGTTCTCCTCGAGCAGGAAAGGGGAGATGGCAAGACACGCGTAGATGCCGCCTGGGGGCGCCCACCAGACCCGTTCCCTGCGCCCCTTGGCACCCTCGATACGATCCGTCATCCATACAGTGCCAGACGGAATGGACCGCTTCTCGGCCTCGGCCCGGATGATCTCCTCCCGTGCACGGGGCATGAGCCTTTCCGGCCCTTCGCACCAGTATATCCTGGACCCGATGTCTGCGCCCCGCCGAAAGACCCGTTCAGCGTGTTCCGGCAATAGGCCGTGATCGAGGGAGAGGTCCCGGAGGCGCGAGAGGCGGATGAGGCCTTCGAGCTCTGAAAAAGGCTTGATTGACATTGTTCGGAAAAAGGAAGACTCTTTATACATTATGAACTATCCGATTGCATCCCACCCTTTATATAATTTATTAGAAATGATTTCCAATTATTGAAGATAACGAAAAAGAACTCCTGAATTCGTGAGATATGCACTCAACCTTTCGATTTCACAGCATAAGCCTACGGCCCGGGGGATTTGTGGAGTAAGACGCCTATGGACGGGGCTCGAACGGCAAATCTGCCCCCATGGACGGGGGCTATTTGCCGCACGAAACAAATACCCCGGCCGTAGGCTCACGGATTCAGGAAAATTGTAAGAAGCTGGAGGGACCGACATACCCATCCGGGAAGAAAGAAGAATAGAGGCCTCGAGAAGTTGCCGAATTTTTAACGAAAGGAGGACCAGCAGCCATGACCATAAGGCGTGCAGCCGTTGCCGGACAGTTTTACGATGGTGATCCGAAACTTCTGAACTTTCGTCTCTCCCAGTACATCGGAACGGTGGCAAAGGCACGGCCTGCGATCGCCCTGATCGCTCCTCATGCGGGGTACATGTACTCGGGTGCGGTGGCGGGCGCGGCTTACGCTGAGGTGGATGTCCCTGAGACGGTCGTCATCCTCGGGGTGAACCATACAGGGCTCGGGGCGAGGGCGGCGGTCATGGCCACAGGCGCGTGGGCCATGCCCATGGGAACCGTCCCGATCGCAAGCGACCTCGCGTCTCTTCTCCTTGGTATGACATCGTCCCTTGAGGACGACGTGACCGCCCATCTCTACGAGCACTCTCTCGAGGTCCAGGTTCCCTTTCTCCAGTTTCGGCAACCGGCCTTGAGGATCGTCCCTATCTGTCTCGGGGGCCTTGCCTACGACACGTGTGAGGAGATCGGAGGGGCCATAGCCCTGGCTGTCGGGAGATACGGAAAACCGGCCCTCATCGTCGCGAGCACGGACATGACCCATTACGAGTCCCAGGAAAGGGCGAATGCCCAAGACAGGCTCGCTATCGACCGGATCCTCGCCCTCGATCCCAGGGGTCTCTACGAGACGGTCCGTGGCCACGGGATCTCCATGTGCGGCGTGATCCCCACGACCATCACACTCGTTGCCGCCAAGGCCTTGGGGGCGAAGAGGGCGCGCCTTGTCCGCTACGCCACCTCAGGGGATGTCACTGGCGATTATCGCCAGGTGGTGGGATATGCAAGTTTCATAGTGGACTGAGTGAGACCTTTTCCGCAGCAAACGTTCCCTTGACTTTTAGACACCCCATCCGTATAAAATACTCCTGAATCCGTGAGCCTGCGGCCAGGGTGTTTGTTCCGTGCGGCAAATAGCCCCCGTCCATAGGGGCAGATTTGCCGTTCGTGCCCCATCCATGGGCGCCTCCATCCACAAATACCCCAGCCGTAGGCTTATACTGTGAAATCGAAAGGTTGGGTGCATATTTCACGGATTCAGGATACTGTCCCCTCCGCTGGGGGATCGTCTAACGGCAGGACGGCAGACTCTGGATCTGTCTATCTAGGTTCGAATCCTAGTCCCCCAGCCATCCATCGCCTTCTCTCCAACGCCACAGTCCTCCCGCACGCATGAAGGTCCTTGTCACCGGCGGCAGCGGTTTCATCGGTCGGCATCTCCTGAATGCCCTTCTGGCAAGGGGAGATGAGGTGGTCGTCCTGTCCCGCCGCCCTGATCCATTCGCAATAGGTGACATGCCTCCAATCCTCCGCTTCGTGCAGGGGGATTTGACGTCTTCCCGGTCTATCACAGGCGTGGCGTATGATGCCGAGGTTGTTTATCACCTGGCTGGCCTCGCCCACAGGGAAGGGGGCGGTTTTCCTGAGGATATGCATTGGCGTGTGACCGTAGATGGGACGCGCCATCTCCTAAATGAGGCAATACAGGCCGGGGTTCGGCGCTTCGTGTTCGTGAGCAGTGTCAAGGCCATGGGAGAGGGCACGGAAGGCTGCCTCGACGAGACCTCGCCTGCGGCTCCGAAAACGGCCTATGGCATTGCCAAGCGCAAGGCAGAGGAGCTTGTCATCGAAAAGGGTCGCGAATTCGGCATGCATGTCTGCGTCTTGCGCCTCCCGCTTGTGTACGGGCCCGGAAACAAAGGGAACATCCCTCGCATGATCAAGGCGATCGACCGGGGGATTTTCCCGCCCATACCAGAGGTCGGAAACAGCCGTTCTATGGTCCACGTGGAAGATGTGGTACAGGCGCTGCTCCTTGCATCAGAGTGTCCGGCTGCAAATGGAAAGATCTATCTCGTGACCGACGGTCGTGCATACTCTACGCGGGAGATCTACAAGGCCATTCTCAAGGCACTCGGCCGCGATGTCCCGAGGTGGACGGTTCCTGCCTGGGCCCTGAGATGGGTTGCGCGGACCGCAGACGCGGTTCTCCGAATGGCGGGCCGATCCCGGCCATCCTGCACGGCTGAGCTGGAAAAGCTGCTCTGTTCAGCCTGGTACGATCCTACCAGGATACGACATGAGCTTGGCTTCAAACCTCGCCATACGTTGTTTGATGCCTTAGCAGATATGGTTGCAGATTACAAAACCTGCGAGGTGGCTTCCATCGGCAAAGGATGAAAGCGCCTGGTGTGCATCACTTGAGGGCGGCCACCAGATCCCTTCCTGCCCCGTGGTCCCTGGCAACCAGCATGTATATGGATGGGAGCACAAAAAGGGTGAAGAGGGTGCCGATGAACATGCCGCCCACGAGCACGAGACCGATGGAGTTTCGGGCCTCGGCCCCTGGGCCAGTGACGAGGGTGAGCGGGAAATGGCCTGCTATCGTCGCTGCAGTGGTCATGAGGATCGGGCGCAGACGCGTCATGGCCGCCTGATGCACGGCCTCGAGCTTGGACAGACCCCGGATCTGGAGCTGGTTTGCAAACTCCACGATCAGGATGCCGTTCTTGGAGACGATTCCAACGAGGGTCACAAGTCCCACCTGGGAGTAGATGTTTAGTGTAGTCGTCCACCCATTGGTCCAGAAGGGCGCATTGGGATCTGGAATCTTGAGGAAGGTGAAGATAAGGGCCCCGAAAACGGCAAGCGGGACCGAACCTGCAAGGATCACGAAGGGATCCCGGAAGCTATCGAACTGGGCAGCAAGGACGAGAAAGATGAGTACGATGGCCAGTCCAAAGGCGGGAAGAAACTTGTTTCCCTCGGTGCGAAGCTGACGTGACTCACCCGTGTAGTCGATGAAATATCCCTTGGGAAGGAGGGCTGCGGCCTGGTCTTCGAGGAACTGGAGGGCCTCGTCGAGGGGACGAATGGCGACCCCGCTGATCTTGACTGAATTGAGCTGCTGGAATCGGTTCAGGGATCGGGGGGCGACCGTGCTCTGAATGCCAGCCACCGTGCTCAAGGCAATGAGCCTTCCGTCCGGGCCGGTGATGTATATGTCTTGCAGTTGATAAGGATTGAGGCGCTGGACCCTTTCCACCTGAGGAATGACCTTGTAGCTCCTGCCTGCCATGTCGAAGCGGTTGACGTAATTGCCGCCCACCATGGCGCTGATGTCCCCGCCCACCTCGCTCAGCGTGAGACCAAGGGACGCCACCTTGTCCCGGTCTATGATAAATTGGGTTTCAGGCTGATCGATCTTTACGTCGATGGTGGGGGGAAACGCGAACATGCCGCTTTGGGTCGCGGCGTCCCGGATCTCTTGCGCAAACGAGAGGATCTCTTCGGTATCCGCCGTGGATGAGATCACGAACTCCACCGGGTAATGGCCCCCTCCGGGAAGGGCCGGAGGCAGTACTGGCAAGATCCGTATGCCTGGCAGGGCCGCGAGCTTGTCCCTCACCTCCGGAAAGATCTGAAAGATGTTCCGTTTCCGTTCGTCCCAGGGCTTGGTGGCCATGCCCCCGAAGCCTGAGTTCGGATACGTTATCTGGAAGGTGTGGTCAGTCTCTGGGATCTCCATGAAGACTGAATTCACTGCGGCTGCAAAGTGACTGTTCAGATCCAGGGTGGAGTCGGCAGGGGCCTCGAGAAGGCCGAATATGACCCCCTGGTCCTCGCTCGGGGCGAGTTCCTTGGGAGACATCTGGAACATGGGGATGGTGAGGAGGGCCGTCCCGATCCATACCGCATAGACTGCGGGTCTTGCCTGGAGGGTCTTTGCGAGAAGTCGGCCGTAAATCCACTTCAGACGGTCGAAATTCCGGGATATACGGCCTGAAAGGCCCTTTTCCTCCATCTCTGCCTTAAGCAGGCGAGAGGACATGACAGGAGAGAGGGTCAGCGCCACGACCCCTGAGATGGCCACCGCCCCTGCGAGCGTAAAGGCGAATTCCCGAAAGAGGGCCCCGGTAAGTCCTCCCTGGAGGCCGATGGGGAGGTAGACCGCGGCAAGGGTGATGGTCATGGCTATGATGGGCCCGATCAGCTCCCTGGCACCGAGATGGGCCGCATCAAGGGGTTTTGCCCCTTCCCTGATGTGACGCTCCACGTTTTCCACCACCACGATGGCATCGTCCACCACAAGCCCGACCGAGAGTACTATGGCAAGGAGTGTCAGGAGGTTCAGGGTGAACCCGAAGGCCTGCATGAGAAATACGCCGCCCACGAGGGAGACCGGGATGGCTACCACCGGTATGAGGACAGAGCGGAAGGAGCCGAGGAAGAGGAAGATCACCACCATGACGATGACAAGGGTCTCGGTCAGTGTCTTGACCACGTCCCGAATGGCACTCGAGATGTACCTGGTTGCGTCGTAGGCGACGCCTGCCTCGAGTCCTGCCGGGATGATCTTCTGGATCTCGTCCATCTCGGCCCGGACACGCCGTATGACATCGAGGGAGTTGGCGTTCGGCTGGGGCCAGATACCTATGAAGACCGCGGTCTGGCCAGAGAACCGGACCTCGGCGTCGTAGTCCTCTGCCCCGAGGACCACGTCTGCGATGTCACCGAGGCGGATGATGCTCCCGTTTTGCTCCCTGACTACGAGGCGACGGAATTCTTCTGCGTCCGAGAGATCCGTGTCTGCGGTGAGATTCACCTGGATGTAGGCGCCCTTGCTCTGTCCGGGGGCAGAGAGGAAGTTGTTCGCTGCAAGGGCCTTGCGCACATCGGCAGGGCTCACGGAGAGGGCGGCCATGCGATCGGGCTTGAGCCAGATGCGCATGGCAAAGGTGCGGGCCCCGAGGATGTCCGCCCTCTGGACCCCCTCGATGGCAGAAAGCCTGGGCTGTACCACCCGTAAGAGATAGTCAGTGATCTCGTTCTGTTTCAGGATATGGGACGAAAAGCTCAGATATGCAGATGCAAACCGGGTCTCGGCCGATTCTATGGTGAGTATAGGGATTTCGGATTCGGGTGGAAGGTCTCCACGCACCTGGTCCACCTTGGAACTGATCTCGGCAAGGGCCTTGGTGCTGTCATAATTCAGTTTCAGGTGCACTGTGATGGTGGAAAGTCCGAGGCTGCTCTGGGATTCCATGTAGTCGATCCCGTCTGCAGCGGCGATCGCCCGCTCAAGGGGCGTGGTGATGAAGCCGCGGACGAGCTCAGGGCTCGCCCCCACATAGACCGTCTTCACGGTGATGGTCGCAAGCTCGCTTTTGGGGTACTGGCGGACCGAGAGGGTCTTGATGGCCTGTAGGCCCGCTATGATGATGATGAGGTTTACGACCGCAGCAAGGACCGGGCGGCGTATGAAGAGATCGGTGATGGTCATTGTCTCAGGAGTTCTCCGGCCTAGGGGATGGCTTGAAATCAGGCGCAAGGCGGTTGTCTTCCACCACTGCCTGGCCGTTTCTGAGCTTGAACACCCCGGTGCTCACGACCTTTTCCCCGGCCGCAAGTCCCTGCGTCACCGAGACGAAATCGCCTCGTCTGTCCCCGAGCCGCACGAACTGCTGACGCACACGGAGGCCGCCCTCCCTTTTTGGATCCGGCTCAACGACAAAGACAGAGTTACCGTAAGGGGCATAAAGCACGGCCGTGGCGGGTATGGAAAGCACCCGAGGCCTCTCCGGCAGGATGACCTCCACTGTGACGTACATGCCGGGGCGGAGACGTTCGCCAGGGTTTTCCACTTCTGCGCGGATCTTTATGGCCCTGGTGGCGGCATCCACCTCGGAATCCAGGGCGGTGATCCGGCCGGAGAGGGTCTCTCCGGGTAGGGCATCGGTGCGAATACGGACCTCATGACCGGTGCGGAGCTGGGAAAGGGTCTGTTGGGGAAGGGTGAAGTCCGCGTAGATAGGATCCAGGGTCTGAAGGGCCACGATGGACTGCCCGGGTTCAAGATACTGCCCGGGATTTACCAGGCGGATTCCGAGCCTGCCGGCAAATGGGGCGCGGATCTGTTTCTTGTTGATGGAGGCCCGGAGGGATTTCACGCGGGAGACGGCCTCTTCGTGGGCTGCCACAGCAGAGTCCAGGTCCGCCTGAGAGACGATCCTCTCGGAGAGCATCCTCTCCGCACGTTCGCGATTGGATCGGGTAAGGGTCTCCTGGGCCACCGCCCCAGGGAGCTCGGCCTCTTCCTCGCTCGTATCCTGGGTGAGTAAGAGATCCCCCTTTTTGACCGCTGCCCCAGACTCGAAGTGAATTTTCGACACCTTTCCCGGAAGTTCGGCAGCGACCATCACCCCCCGGACAGAGACGAGGGTTCCTACGGCCGAGAAGGTCTTCTCCCATTCCTCGGAGGTGACAATGGCAGTGGTCACGGTCTCGGGAGGGGGCACCCTTTCCTGGGCTCTTGCCATCATGGCCCGTATCTGAAGGCCTTTTATCCCGGCAAGGATCCCGATCACGACAAGGAGGCCGATGACAGCGACAATGATCTTTTTCATGGACGGAGGGCTCCGGATATTGACAGGTTTTTGTCCACTTCAGGCCCCAGGCCGGCAGATCCCCGGTTCCACCATCCGCCTCCCAAGGCCTGGAACAGGGCCGCGCTGTCAGCAAGGCGGGCGGCCCTTGCCTCCACAAAGGCGATTCGGTTCTGTTCGTGGACCCGCTGGGCGTTAAGAAGCGAGATCCAGTCGGCAGCGCCGATCTCCACCCGTTTTCTCGTGAGATCCAGGGCCTCGGCAGCGGTCCTTTCCGCATCCGCCCGGGCCGCAAGGCCCTTGGCATCGAATTCCAGCGCCCGAAGGCAATCGGCCACGTCCTGAAATGCGGCAAGGACCGTCTCACGATACTGGGCCGCGGCCTGATCACGTGCCGCGATGGCTGCCCTTCGGCGGGCCGCGAGTTCCCCGCCCCGAAAGAGGGGCTGGAGGACTCCTGCCCCCAGGTTCCAGACGTTCGTCCCTGCGGTGAAGAGATCGGAAAGCCTTGTGGCCTCTGATCCATAGGCCCCGGAAAGGGTAATGTTGGGGAAGAGGTCGGCAGTGGCAACCCCTACGAGGGCGTTTGCCGAGCGGAGGATCTCTTCGGC from Deltaproteobacteria bacterium harbors:
- a CDS encoding efflux RND transporter periplasmic adaptor subunit, producing the protein MKKIIVAVIGLLVVIGILAGIKGLQIRAMMARAQERVPPPETVTTAIVTSEEWEKTFSAVGTLVSVRGVMVAAELPGKVSKIHFESGAAVKKGDLLLTQDTSEEEAELPGAVAQETLTRSNRERAERMLSERIVSQADLDSAVAAHEEAVSRVKSLRASINKKQIRAPFAGRLGIRLVNPGQYLEPGQSIVALQTLDPIYADFTLPQQTLSQLRTGHEVRIRTDALPGETLSGRITALDSEVDAATRAIKIRAEVENPGERLRPGMYVTVEVILPERPRVLSIPATAVLYAPYGNSVFVVEPDPKREGGLRVRQQFVRLGDRRGDFVSVTQGLAAGEKVVSTGVFKLRNGQAVVEDNRLAPDFKPSPRPENS
- a CDS encoding efflux RND transporter permease subunit, which produces MTITDLFIRRPVLAAVVNLIIIIAGLQAIKTLSVRQYPKSELATITVKTVYVGASPELVRGFITTPLERAIAAADGIDYMESQSSLGLSTITVHLKLNYDSTKALAEISSKVDQVRGDLPPESEIPILTIESAETRFASAYLSFSSHILKQNEITDYLLRVVQPRLSAIEGVQRADILGARTFAMRIWLKPDRMAALSVSPADVRKALAANNFLSAPGQSKGAYIQVNLTADTDLSDAEEFRRLVVREQNGSIIRLGDIADVVLGAEDYDAEVRFSGQTAVFIGIWPQPNANSLDVIRRVRAEMDEIQKIIPAGLEAGVAYDATRYISSAIRDVVKTLTETLVIVMVVIFLFLGSFRSVLIPVVAIPVSLVGGVFLMQAFGFTLNLLTLLAIVLSVGLVVDDAIVVVENVERHIREGAKPLDAAHLGARELIGPIIAMTITLAAVYLPIGLQGGLTGALFREFAFTLAGAVAISGVVALTLSPVMSSRLLKAEMEEKGLSGRISRNFDRLKWIYGRLLAKTLQARPAVYAVWIGTALLTIPMFQMSPKELAPSEDQGVIFGLLEAPADSTLDLNSHFAAAVNSVFMEIPETDHTFQITYPNSGFGGMATKPWDERKRNIFQIFPEVRDKLAALPGIRILPVLPPALPGGGHYPVEFVISSTADTEEILSFAQEIRDAATQSGMFAFPPTIDVKIDQPETQFIIDRDKVASLGLTLSEVGGDISAMVGGNYVNRFDMAGRSYKVIPQVERVQRLNPYQLQDIYITGPDGRLIALSTVAGIQSTVAPRSLNRFQQLNSVKISGVAIRPLDEALQFLEDQAAALLPKGYFIDYTGESRQLRTEGNKFLPAFGLAIVLIFLVLAAQFDSFRDPFVILAGSVPLAVFGALIFTFLKIPDPNAPFWTNGWTTTLNIYSQVGLVTLVGIVSKNGILIVEFANQLQIRGLSKLEAVHQAAMTRLRPILMTTAATIAGHFPLTLVTGPGAEARNSIGLVLVGGMFIGTLFTLFVLPSIYMLVARDHGAGRDLVAALK